Genomic DNA from Elgaria multicarinata webbii isolate HBS135686 ecotype San Diego chromosome 2, rElgMul1.1.pri, whole genome shotgun sequence:
gtagcctggacccaaaccatgtagagctttaaaggtaataaccaacactttatattttcaGACTCTGAGCTGTTCAAATTGGGCTTTGTGTCAGCTGGTTTAGGGAGGTATATCTAGAAAATTGTGGCTCTCATTTATGTGAACCTGTTACGTACGAACACACAAGCTCCTGTATTGGTCTCccactactttttctttttatttcttttcttttctctcccctgcaAGCTAAGCACCTTCTGGATTTTAACAGGCGGATGTTGGTTCTCTTCTCTGTATATATTTTACACTTTCAAAGAGGATTTGAAATGGCTCTGGTATAATTCTACACACTACATATTGGGTAAGAGAATGAGCAGAAATATAGCAAATCATTTTGTCAAAACTGTATAAATCTAAAGGGGAATATTACTTTTTAGCCTAttttcattcataaaatggaaaaaaaatctcaaataaaTGGCATTTTTCTAGGGTTGGGCAGTCATTCACCTTTGGGAAATAGGAAATGGCGCTCCTAGGGGAGGGACTTTCTCAATTTCCAGACTAAGCCTGGATTCTGAAAGCAAATCCTCTATGCTAAAACACTTAAAAGAGAACCAAAGCCCACCTTCTGGTAGtggaaaaagtaataaaaaaacatcataaaaaaagCATCACTGTTATCCTAGAATGCATAACAtttcatacatacatgcatacatgtaACTAACTACATTTATATTAGGTGTTGGTACTATACCTATAAGCAGGCCTGGCTCTGCCCCTATTATTAATCTTCCGTCCACTGACTTTGAAGGATGGGAAGACCGCCCCATATTGGAACCTCTTAgcatgtcttatttttttttatttctctggAGGTTCAGGTTTGGGGAAGTCTTTTACTTTTGGGATGCAGAAAAGCAGTCCATCCCTGGGCAGGAAGAGCAGTCCATCTCTGCTGGACAACAGAACGTGGTGCTAGAAGGCCACATCTGCTGAGGAGTATTACATTTGGGATAATGTGAGGTGATATTAATgctgtgggggctgggggctccgttgtcagtggggtggtgaatctgctccaggtttcagtcagaattctaatgcagctcctttagagttctgactgaaaactgaagtggattcactgccctactgacatcagagccagcacCCTCCACTGGTCTGTGGTGATTATTTAATAGGGCAGGTCATTGCTCAGTGTCACAGTCATCAAGATGTGGGCTTGCTTGTCCTCGGGTTGCCATCCTGTACACAATTCCTTTGGAATAAGCTCCAACAAACATAgtggaactttcttctgagtaaatctgGATGGGTTTTGTTCCCTTTGTTTTTTTGAAATAAACGTAGATCCACATTTGTTCATTAATATAAATAGAGCCACTGGGTAATTAGTATATGAAGTTGCTCTTGGAATCTCCCATTCCAAAAATGTTCCTTCACATAGCTGTTTTTTGCCTGGAAGCAAACCCAAatcagcaggggaggggagagaaagaaaacttACTCCCAGTTAGTTAAAGATCCCTTGCTGGTTTCTTCGTAGCTGATTCTTACTCACTACAGGTAACAAGGCAAGGGGCTGTTTACAAGCCTGAAAGAAGCTAATTTACAAAGGTTCATATCCATTGATCTTTATATggctttgtctttttctctttttcaggGTATATCATGATACTTGGATTTGTCAGTTTTGCTATTTGTTACGGCCACGGCCCACTCAACAGTGAGAGAAGTATGAATCTCCTGATGTGGACACTACAGCTTCTAGGCTTAATCTTAATTTATTTTGGTATTGCCATCCCGCAGGTGGCATATGCAGTAATAACTACCATGATCTGTTCAAAATTCCTGCAATATCCTCTTAGAGTATTCTGCTATGTTGGCAGGTTGGTAtcttttttaatactattttaacAAGCTACTGTATAATgaagtccccccctccccacactcccAAATTAGTAAGAAAATCAGGCACATTTGCTCATTttagcatgtatttatttatttattacatttttatactgctcatcaGCCGAAGCTTGTAGCTGTATGTTACAAGAAACACAATGCTGCCATTCCATAGCATCTAGTCTAGCTTGGACAACGTCATGAAGTCACAAATTTGTGGGTTTCTGTACTCAACCAACAGCAGCCAGTCATAcacagcagggatggagaaacATCTTTGAACTAAGCAATACCTCATCTTAGGGGGTGGGGGACTTGACACGGGGATGCAGTTTTTGATGGCAGCTGTACTTTTCGGTATAACTAGTTGCACATTTTGTTCATAATAGCAGATGATTGTGATCAGAGAGCAGGAGGTGAGAAAGACCTCTCTGTTTGAAAACCTGGAGAGGGGCTGCCAGTctgagttgacaatactgggttataTGGACAAACAGGCTGACCTGGTTTAAGGCAGTATCCTATGTTTCTAGGCCCAGTATAAAGGATCTAGCGGTGTTTGTTCACTTTGGTGACTTCTGGCAAGCACAGGGACGGCTAGGCTTATAAAGAAACCTCCTTGTGTGATGATAATGATGCATAACAGTTTTAGAGTGTAACAGCCCTGTAAAACGGGTTAGGTTTATCATCCCCTTACTGCATATGGCAGTAGCTGATGCTGAAAATCAGAGGCATGCCTCATATAAGGCCAGCTTGAGGTTGTTGCAGAGGTGAGATATGACCTGGGCTTGCAGCTGGGTCTTTTAAGATGcagttctatgtatgtttagacaggaaaaagtcctacatcccCCATGGCTGTTAAATCCTCTCTTGAGCCCATGATGGGATGGGCAACTTACGGCCCTGCACATGTTGTTGGATGGCAATTTCCATCTGCTCtagccaacaacatctggagggccacaagttgtccacctctggtttaccacacctaaaaaaagatattgcagaaaaggacaactaaaatgatcaagggactgggaCATCTTTCCTATGAGGGAAGCTTATAACAGCttggattatttagcttggaaaaacagaggttaaggggagacataatagacgtgtacaaaattgtgcatggcgtggagaatgaggaaaggaagacatttttctcctcacatgaagctgatttgtgggagtttcaggtcagataaaaggaagtacttcttcacatagcgcatagttaagttatgaaattcactacaagatgtagtgatggccaccagtttggatggctttaaaaggggattgagtaaatttctggaggagaaggctttcaatggctactagaactgatggctatgtgctgcctccagctgggaaacataggtgggagggtgctgttgccctgtgtcctgcttgtgggtccctggtcgacagctggttggccactgtgtgaacagagtgctgggctagatagactcttggtctgatccagcagggctcttatgttcttactacaGTAACTCCTTCCAGTGAACATATATGCTCCCATCACTGTCCACATGTGGAATCGTATTGACTTATAAGTGGGGTTGTCTGTGGGACACAGGATTTTTCCACATGGAACTTGTTGGTTTAGATcataacattaaaagaaattctCTCTGTTGAGTCTGGAGAAAGCATTGATTGAAGGATGTGTGGGGTACCCGGTTCGTCATTGGCTCTTCAATGCAGACCTCTGTTTGGTATATTCTCTGTAGTCTTCTGGCAGTATGCTTCCCTTGCCAATAAGCACATTTACACAAATGGCGGATTCTAAAATAAGTCCCAAGTGTGTGTTTCAGTACGCCTTCACTGTGACAGTGTCCCTGTTAAATCTAAGTACAGCTGCTTTCACAACTTGCAagaaggggttgtttgttttctaCTCTGCCTTTTTAAGAAGGCGCATGTCAACCAAGGATGGTGTGGGCGGTTCAAAGGCAAACACTGTTTTTTAGAACATACATTAAaaagtgttgggggtgggggaatcagatgttttttaaaaatgttttaatgttagTTAATTCGTAAATGATACTTCTTGTAGGGCAAAAGAGCAGTAAGGCTTTGAATTTTTTTGCCTTATAGCATTTGTTATTTGAAagcattatttccccccccccccccgccatggaCACCTATTTTCTCTtctctgtctccccacccccacccaagttaTATATAGGGTTTAGACAACCTTGTTCAGGATTGATCTGAATGTGGATATACAACAGTTCCAACTCATTAAAAGCCAGTTGGAGCCTAGGATCAATTTATGTCTTACACTGGTGTATTCTAGTGAGTCTCAGtcattggattactgcaatgcgttatacgtggggctgcctttgaaaacggtccagaaacttcagctggtacaaaacagggcagcccgcctactaacagggactggctgacgagattaTATTACGCCTGTCctcctacaacttcattggctgccagtccaggtccgggcccgattcaaagtgctggtattaaaattcaaagccctaaacagtttggggccaggttatttgaaggaatgcctcctcccatatgtgcctgccctgaccttaagatcatccaccggggtccttctccatgagcccctgccgaaggaagtgaggcaggtggctactaggaggagggctttctctgctgtggcaccctggctgcggaatgagctccccagagaggttcgcttggcgtctacattgttttccttccgttgccagctgaagacctttttattttttcagtattttaacacctaatttaagttaaatttaaactttgctgttttaatctcatattttaacctatatcaatttttgctgtgtggttttatcctggttgtgctttttatattgtatttgtgttcttaaattgttggttgtttttatgctcttcatggttttaatttttgtgaaccgctcagagaacttcagctattgggcagtataaaaatgtaataaataaataaataaataactgtctgAAAATATCTTGCCAAAGTGGCTAATATATGTATCTAgcatggagggagagagggagaaggccaTGATCTTGCTGCTAGCATGGAAATCTGTATTGCTCATCTTTGgcttccagttttgttttgtttttcaaaagcaaGGATGCATAAAAACTAACAATGTCACTGCATCATGTAGCATGAGAATGACAATCCTAGCAGAatcatttctgaaatattttttaaaaaatgcatacaggtTGCAAAACCGGATAGATCTTTGCACAGAATGCAGGTTTACTTGAGTgcaggggttgtgtgtgtttgagacagagagaaagaattaGTGTGGAGTGTACCTCAGTCTTCCCTGACTGTACTATAGAAGAATATggcagtgtaaggcttattactagagatctaccagaccaatttacctcattaaaaaaaaaaaaatcggagcttgagcagtgtagacatgcagaaaattttgaacctgcgcaaaagttcaaagcttgagctttaatagcaaaacatTATGTTTGTCTCCTATTCCTCTGGGAACAGAAGTCTCGCAATACCATTTGTATTCCCATCACTGTCACTGCCGCCATAGCCAACATGGTGGCCCTGGTGAGGCCTGCCTGGGCTTCCCTCATGCTGCTGAGGCCAGCCTGGGGCAACACAGTTTTCCTGGAGAGGGGTGCTCCTGCTGAGGAGGAGCTCCGTCTGCATGCTGCCCTCGCTCTCACAGGCACACAGCAGCAACAGTGCATCCTCCCCAGCCCTGAGCTCCATGGCTAGAAGAAATAAAATTACAGCAAAGTTCAATGCATTTCtgcttgggggggtgggggggcggagtcGCATTACATTCATTATAATTTAGGATTCCTGCCTGAATCATGCAAAATAAGCCAAAAGACATgcattattgtaaactgcctaaTTTGAATGGGCCACATTTGCTTTTCTTGGCATGAGTTTCGCCCCCCCCTTAATGCGCTCTATTCCAGAGGCAATGTTTTGACTGCCAGTTTCATTATATATGTTTATTAGTTTCATAGATTTCTGTATTTCAGATCCATGGTACCACTTTCAAAATgccagtgttttttttcttttactttttttttatttttccttttcttttagaaaAGCCACTCGCTTGTTCAAATCAGAAAAGTTAGAGGTTCGTTATCTGACTGAAGAGGAATATCGGGAGGAAGGTGAAACGGAGACCATGAAAGCCTTGGAGGAGCTCCGTACATTCTGTAGGAGCCCCAACTTCCCCTCGTGGGTAGCAGTGGTCAAGCTGCAGACCCCACAAAAGTaggatcagtgtgtgtgtgtgtgtgtgtgtgtgtgtgtgtgtgtgtgtgtgtgtgtgttgacatcTCAAAACggtttttatgtatttaattatgtGGGCAACTACAGGAACGCTCCCTGTGGGCCACACATCCctgaatttccccccacaaaaatccATTGTTACATTACCAACTTTGGTGgtggcaaaaatattttttaaagggaaaaaatggtAACCAGAGTGCTGCAAGGGtcacatttagcttgtttgcaagctaaatttgacagTTTTAACACTCTAGCTACTATAAGTCATATTTAATTTGCAAAAAAAGCTAAAATTGACCCTTGTAGTATTTTTTAGTGTTACagacaccatttcccccctaaccccccccccccaatttcctacCACTGCGTTCAAATTAAGTAGTGGGGTTGGGGTAGTACTGGGAATGGGCACATACATGTCGCCcacccctcatttatttatttattacatttatataccgccccacagctgaagctctctgggcggttcacaaaagttaaaacagtaaacattaaaaagtatacaaatgttaaaaccatcagaaacataaaaacaagagtatccattttttaaaaaaatgcattaatgcATCGCTCTCTCAAAGGAAAGGAATACTTCTGTGCAAGAGTAGGAAAACATTCCTTTGGTTTTGGCAGAATCTTTATTGTTAGGAGTTAGTTGCTGTGACATGATAGTTTCCAAAAAGATTTTCTTTTTCAGAGCAGCATGATGAACTAGTGTAGCAAGGTGGTTAAGAGAATGAGCTGTGAGGGCAGTTGTATTTCCCCCTCACATAGGAACTCCCCTAGCTTCAGTTCCCATATGCAACAGGATGatagtaatgcaaaccagccacTACAGAGTTGTTTAGAACACACATAAATGTTTGCAAATCATCTTGAACACTCAAAAGCCGACAAAATGGCATGGAAGTGAATGGGAGGAAGCGACAGTAATACAAGTGGCTAGTATTAAGAGTTGTTGATTGGTGCTGGCCGTTGATGCTTGATTGGCAGATTTGTCATCTTGACATGCGCTCCAGACAAAAATAACCTGAGATCTGCAATGAATGTTGCCAATACCCAAGAGCACTGCGGATTTGGTGGGCGTTTCCTGCTCTCGTTTCGAAGTAATGTTTTGTGTTGCTTTGTGCCTGTTGATTCCCTTCCCTGTTTTCTTCCCCCTCTTAGGTTTGCAAACTTTGTTCTAGGACTTCCTCACGTGTCGCCTGAAGAAATGGCCAGTCATGACGAACAGTATGgtattggaggagcccttctagAACAGCAGCTTTTTAATATAGACACTGAGGAAGAACCAAACCCACAAACTGGTCCAattcaggaggaggaagaggaggagaatgatGAAGAGGAGGTTCAAAGTCAGCGAGGACAAAACAGTTTGCACTTTTGCAGTACAGAGTTTCTTTGAGCCACCCTGCCGCGATAAGGCAGGGAAAAATACACTACACAGCAACTGTAGAACACAGTTGGAATATTCTGCTCTTTGAACTGTAGGGGGCAGCCAAGACTTTCTGAAGGGTTCAGTGCTACGGATTCAATGAGTTCTGATTTCTACAAATCTAATCTATGGATTCTGCAGTGCAACCGGCTTCTTCCTAGTTGtgcggattccacagacttgcgggtcattttttttttaacaaaagggGGGGATTAGTGCAAATTTGTCCtggcactaatgtgcattaggaCTAATATGAATTAATGTTAATGTACACTAGCATCCTTTTGGGAACACATGCAGTCCCTCATAAATTTCTGTCACCATTATAGGACTGGAGCCTAATGAAACAGCATTAAGTACGGGGTGTACTGGTTTTGTTAAATCGGTTTCATCCGTGTTTCGCGGATTGtgaggcatctttcattctgtcgtcATTGATGGAAGCAAGTTTTTTACGGATGTATGAAAAATGTTCCAGTTgagcaagtgtgcattagcataGTCCTAATGCACACTTGCTCAAGTGGAACATTTTTCATACATCCGTAAAAAACTTGCTTCCATCAATgacgacagaatgaaagatgcctcaCAATCCGCGAAACACGGATGAAACCGATTTAACAAAACCAGTACACCCCGTACTTAATGCTGTTTCATTAGGCTCCAGTCCTATAATGGTGACAGAAATTTATGAGGGACTGCATGTGTTCCCAAAAGGAACTGGGTCTAACTAACTGTTCAACAAAGTGAaggcttttgtttttattctgaatAGGCTTACAGGGAAAACTTGCCTCCAGACTATACAAGGGCCAATTTACATGGAGTTTGATTAAAGTTAAAGCCATTTGCAATACACCATGTTAAACTAGTTTGACTGCCCTCAAGGCAAGGGGTAATCCAAAGTGGATGCCTTTGCTTTAACATGGTTTGCATGGAATTAGGAAGTACAAGAGGAAGCTCTGTAGGCTGCTGTGATTATCACCCTCCCTGTATTCTGACTCTTTCTAAATAGGTGTGTATCCTGTAATTTCCACAGTGATGAGCACAGAATCCCATATCTTAATCTCAAGAATTTTCCCATCAAGTCTCTAGTTCTCAAGTCTGAAAATACAAGCTTGAAAGTTTATGAGCCATGCCTAGCAACATCTTTGGAGCGGTGGGGAGAGGGGACTGAAAAGACTCCTGTAACGGAGCTTCAAGGCTCTCCCTAGCTCCTTTCCCCTTTATTAGCAGTAACTATTACTTATGTAAACATTAAGCACATACATTTTACAGGTTGCAAGACTGACCAAATCTTGacacagattttgtttttaaggatCAGAAACGCAGCCCTGGTTTAGTGAAAACTGCATACAAATGTTGAGAGCAGCCCCGTGGGTTACATGTGTTCTTAAACGTCTTGGGCTGCCCCTGCCAATTCAAAGTAAATTTTAACCCTTATCTCCAGGGCTTATAGCCTTTTTTGCCTGAGGTAACATCACACAGCCCCAAAGTCACTTTTGTGGCACAGATCTATTACAAGGTGGGAGTTGAGGCAAGGAAAACAATGCAATCTACATTCCACTTAACAGGAAATGCTTAAAAATGGTTTGACCTGCTCTTGCGTTAATTCTGTTGCCTTGAGTACAATTAAACCACATTAACAGTGGAAACCCACATAGGTcatcagaagcaagccccattgagttcaatgggacttactcccacagAATTGCATTTTGAGCCAGCCCCTGCCCACACCTTTTTGGGCTGATGGGCACATTTTATATTTTGAGGAAAATATGATGGGTccgttcacaaaatggctgtgtccattcacaaaatggctgccatggtattGCAGCAAGTCATAAAAAACATTTCACAGCTTTTGTGTttgtgggtggaggtgggggaatgcATTTAGTGAAAGAAAATCAAGGCAAAAGGTGCTTCACTTTGCAACTTCCCCCAAACCCAATgttaacaaaattaaaatggggaggggcaagGGATCTTGGGTAGCACAAAGGGAGATGTCTGTAGTGCATTGGTCCCCACatgcaccacattggagaccccagatATAAGTGGTTTAGAGCTTGCTCCCTGTGTGATATAAGCAGGGGCATACAtccatgaagaaaagaaaaatccctaaTGCCTTGTCCAGTGCCTTTATTGTTAGAACTGGGATGGACAAATGGTGGGCTGAAGTATAGGTCAAGATGGACATCCTTTTGTAGTGTTAAAATTCCAAGGATGACGTAAATGACCTTGAGCAAAATGGGCCCCAATAAATGAGTTAAATTGTCCATTCTAGAAAAGTCACTCTGAGTCATTTTCAGCAATGACATTTccttggtagtgctgtgtcataAGATGAATGTGCAAAGGTGGAGTTGAACCAtgagctgcacacacacacacactttgtgtaATGAGACTCTTGGACAGAAGCTTCCCTGTATCGGACACTGTTCTCCTAGGGATGAGGTGTATCTAAGCAGAAAGAAGTGCTTGAGGCTGTATTGCGTCTAATGTGCTGCAGGGAACAAAGCTGCAACTTCATGCAAGACACCTGCTAGCAGGGTATGTTCTGTTTAGAAATACACTCTGCATTTCTATTCCCCCCCATCAGAACATCACACTTATTCTGAAGAGCTCACCTGCAGAATCTTTGCCTGGAATTGCTGCGCTCCTTTGTCTGTATGGCTGTTTCCATAATGTTGAATTCTACAAGGTTTCCGGCAGGATACTCTTAACTCAGATGAGCCTTTAGACAGGGCAGATCCTGCTTCCTGAAGTGGAACAGCAAATTGCATCCCTCCCTCTATGTCAAGATGCTTAGTACCCAAGACTGGCCTAattattttggcatctgaggcagaaaatcccagaacTGCCTCTCCCTGGGAGTTTATATGAAATAAAGATTAAATAAcaatttgttgccctttcatgTGTCCCAAAAATCAGCTGCCtcaggtgactgcctcactcagCAGGCTTATTTCTTGTGTCTATTATATTTAGACTAGTGAAATGTCCATGTTGCCAATCTGACAGCAAAATATACTGTTTCTTGATACACCCTGCTATGTCAG
This window encodes:
- the NEMP2 gene encoding nuclear envelope integral membrane protein 2, whose product is MQQPLLGSRPSQLGLQRPHVARLLPQLFVLASVQAVTGDGELALFADNSCRHLKATNVMSSSESTCFCYIPDGAIHLKNIWSAIQVKINSTEMFGVVSITEEQNCQNSENLFAFLKCLINNIWQSGMSNEITISVDQYGDKTCFRVQPRNKVPYTVIAQQNMLDWKLFLLFVAGGLLFHFALNLSRSIVFYYSAGVAFGILATLPFLLLMLRRFIPRLSTFWILTGGCWFSSLYIFYTFKEDLKWLWYNSTHYILGYIMILGFVSFAICYGHGPLNSERSMNLLMWTLQLLGLILIYFGIAIPQVAYAVITTMICSKFLQYPLRVFCYVGRKATRLFKSEKLEVRYLTEEEYREEGETETMKALEELRTFCRSPNFPSWVAVVKLQTPQKFANFVLGLPHVSPEEMASHDEQYGIGGALLEQQLFNIDTEEEPNPQTGPIQEEEEEENDEEEVQSQRGQNSLHFCSTEFL